The window AAGCGAATTGGCGTGATCGAGATGAATCGGACTTCGCGTCTGAGCGATGACGGCGACGGCGAAGAGGGGAACGATCCACCAGAGTAGTTTGCCCGAACGCGCCACTTACAGCGAGTCTCCCGGAAGCGAGTCGGTGATTTGAGGCGCGACCGCCAGCGAATCGCGCGCGATTCGCCGTTCCTGTTCACGGAACGTCAAGCCGTAGGGGCGATCAATGCGCCAGTTCCGCAAGTGCTCGTCGGAGACGAAGCCGATGCCGTACAAGGTGTCGGTGGGCGTGGACAGCTTCACGCGCACGTTGGAGCGAACTTGCCGGGACGTGTTGTCCCAGCGCAGTTCGGTGGTTTCGAGCATTTCCCCGCTGTCCGACTGGGCGATCACGTTCCCCATGGCGACCATGTCCTTACGGACTTCATCGGTGCGGCCCGAATCGGCCCACAGGGTGGAGGTATGAAGTCCCTGTTCGTTGAAGAAATCCATGACCACTCCGCTGTCGAGAAGGACCAGAGAGGTGCGCTCGAACTTGCGGATTCTTCCGGCCTTCAGAACGCCGCTGATGCGGTCGTTCTGGTAGAAGGTGATGGTGGCTTCGTAGAGCTCTTGCTGGGGCAAGTTCGCGCCGGGAGTGGTTTCCTTGGCCGGTTCAGTAAGTTGCGTGCAGCCGGCGAGCAGAAGACCGGACACGAAAGACAACAATGCGAAGCGCGTCACCGTCCGATTCCCGATTTGAGCAAGTCGTGGAGATGCACGATGCCGACCAATTTGCCCTCGTCGTCCAGAACAGGCATCACCAGAATATTATGGGTTTCCATCAGGTTGATGGCGCGGGTGACCAGAGCCGTCGGTTCGATGGACTTAGGGTCTTGCGTGGCAATGTCGGCGGCGGTAAGCAGGTGAAGATCTCCGCCGCGCTCGAAGGTGCGCCGTAAATCGCCGTCGGTGTAGATACCGAGTAGCTTTCCCGCGTCGTCCACCACGCACGTTGCTCCCAGCCGCTTCAGCGTCATCTCCATGACCACGTCACGAAGCTGCGTATCGGGCGAGACGATGGGGATTTCACCGCCGGCGTGCATGACCTCCTGAATGCGTTTGGTGAGCCGCCGTCCCAGCACCCCGCCCGGGTGGAGGAAGGCGAAATCCTCGGGGCGGAAACGCTTTTCCGTCAACAGAGCCACAGCCAGCGCGTCGCCCATTGCCAGCGCAGCGGTTGTCGAGGCGGTGGGAGCCAGATCAAGCGGACATCCCTCCTCCACGACCGAAACGTCGAGACGAACGTCGCATTTCTCGGCAATCGAGCTCCGGCAGTTGCCTAAGAGTCCGATGGTCGGAATATTGAGCAACTTGAGATAGGGAATCAGATTCAGGATTTCCTGGGTCTCGCCGCTCTTGGAAAGAATGATGACTCCATCCTGCCGAGTGACCATTCCGAGATCGCCGTGGGCGGCCTCGGTCGGGTGGAGAAAATGCGAGGGGGTTCCGGTGCTGGCCAGAGTGGCGGAGATCTTCCGGCCGACGTGTCCGGACTTGCCCATTCCGGTCACGATCACGCGGCCTCTGACCGCGGCCAGGAGATCGAGCGCGCGGGTGAAGGAGTCGTTCAGCCGCTCGGTCAATGCTCCGACCGCATCGGCCTCGATCCGCAGGAGGCGGCGGGCAACGGCCAGACCTTCGCTGCGGGCCGCGTGGGCGAGGGAGGGATCAGTAGTTGCCACGAAGCATGTCCTCGATTGCGGTTTCCCAGTGGCCGGTGGCGGCCAACCAAAGATCCAGGAAATGACGGACGGCGCCCCGACCGCCGGGTTGATCCAGAACGATGTCCACGCGCGCCAAGACTTCGGGATGGGCGTCCGCCGGAGCCGCCGAAACTCCCGCTCGCTGGATGAGCGAAAGGTCAATGACGTCGTCGCCGATGTAGGCGATGGTTTCCGCCGCTATTCCCGTCCGTCGGATGATGTCCTCAAAGACGGGAATTTTATGGGTGGCGCCGAGGTGGATTTCGTCAATGCCGAGGTCTTGACAGCGAAGAAGCGTGGCGCGGGACTGCCGTCCGGAGATGATTCCGGTGCGAAGACCATACTGCCGGAGCCAATAGAGGGCGAGGCCGTCGCGGGTTGAGAAAAGCTTGGTTTCCACGCCCGAATCATCCAGATGGATAAGGCCATCCGTGAGGACTCCGTCTACATCCATGAGGAGCAGGCGGATGCCGGCGAGCCGCTGGCGTAATTCGGGGTCAAGATCGTTTAAGGTTTTCACCGAAATACACTGGGGTTGGTGAGCAAGATTTCCCTTGGAGTTCTCTCCCAAGGGGTACACTTTTTGCTTGTTATCGCTAAAGATAAGACATCAGGCAGGCAAAGTCAAGGGGCGTGGGGATCGCCGAGAGGCCTTGTGATATGTCATAACGAGTTGTAGACACGTGTGTTGCGGTGACGGATTGGATTTGTGGACGGCTCTGGGGGCACGGCCAGTAGTCTCTTCCCCGCGCAGGTGTGCAAGATTGTCCAATTCGGCAATAGCGAAAGAGTTTTCCCTGCCTCTTGATTCACTTCCGATGGTTCGGCTCCAAACGTAGGTTTTGCCTTGATTTTGTGAGTGGCGACCATTACTTTTAGGTATGGGTCAAAAACGATTGGATTTCGGCCCGTCTCTGGAAGTGATTTCTGATCAAGGCGCACGTGTGTCAAGCGGTTTATCTAACCTCTCCCATGCTTTCAGCTCGTAGCATCCTCTGGGTGATACTTTCGCTGGCGGCGAGTGCGATTGCCATTCAGGCCGGTTCGCGCGAGCCGGTGGCGGTATCCGTTGAATGCGCGGGAGTAGAGCCGTGTTTCACCCTTGACGAGCCCACGGACACGCTTCGGCAGGACGACAACCGTCCAGTGTATGCTTTTCGATTTCCGGACGCATATGGCGATGATCTGCGGAATCAGCGGTTTCGAGCTCCGGATCGGGCGCACGTTCGAGGCGTGCTATTCGCTTTCCCGACCCGCGGATCTGCACAGTGGACGACCGGCTCGCCCGACCTCGTGGTGAAGTTGTGGCCGATGGGCGAAGACTCCCTGCCGGTAGCGGGCGGAGAATGGCTCTCGGATACGGTGGCTTTCGAGGAATGGGCTTCGCATGTCTACTCCCTCGATTCGACGTGGCGGGGAGATTCGACACAGTTCGTGTACGTTGACCTCGCGACTCACGAAATCCAGTTGGACAGCGGGCAGTGGTTTCATGCGGGCTATTCGGCGGTTCTCGAGGCGGGGGACTCGCTGGCGATTCTCGCGGATGATGGGATTCCCGAGACCTCGTATGCGAGCGAATGGTACAACGGACGGTTCGTGCTGATGCGCGACGGTTGGCGGAGCGTGAACTTTTTTATGCGGGTGGTGGTGAGTCTGGATTCGGCAGGGCTGAACGTCCTCGGCCCGGACGGGACGGTGGCCGATCTTTCTTTGTGTACGGTTTATCCCAATCCATTCAACAGTCGCACGACGATCTCGTTTGACGTTATACGGCCCGGTATCGTGCGGCTAAGTATGTTCGATCTTTTGGGGAGGGAACGGCTCCTGTTGCTCGATGAACATAAATCGGCGGGCCGCTATCGCGTTAACCTCGATGGGAATGATCTTTCGTCGGGAGTTTATTTCGTTCAGGTGTGGACGCTCGGACGGCGGCAGGCGATTCGGCTGGTGTTGACGAAGTAATCCTGACGATTTCATGGACGAAAGTACCTTCCCCACCGAGTCCTTCATCAAATGGCAGCCGTCGCCGCTTATGGAATGGGCCAAGGCGATTGCCGGACGCGGGCGATACAATCTGGCGCGGAGCGGCGTCCCCTCGGTGACGGATGTGCGCGAGATTCCGGGCGGGCCGTTCGAAGCGGATTTATGGGGCCATAACGAAGGGGGGCACGAAGGGCTGAAGGGATGCATCGCCGCCATGTACGGCGAAGCGCCGGCGAACGTGCTGCTGGCCCAGGGTGCAAGCGAGTGCAACTTCCTCATCGCCGGAGCCGTGCTGGCGGGCGGAGGATCGGCAATCGTCGAGACGCCCGTATACGAACCGCTTTTGCGGGCTATCGAAGTCTGGGCGGATCGCGTGATTCGGCTTCCGCGGCGGCGCGAGAACGGATTTCAACCCGATCCCGATGAGCTGCGACGGCTGGCGGCAAAAGACGTGCGGCTGGTGGTGCTGACGGACCTGCACAATCCCACGCACGTGGCTCTCGAACCCGCGCGCCTGCAGGAGATTATGACGGCGGCGCGGGAGACGGGTGCGATGGTGATGATTGACGAAGTGTTCTTGCCGATGCTGCGGCGCGATCATCGAACGCACGGACACGAATTCGGGGCGATCTCGGTGAACGGTCTGGACAAGTCGTGGGGACTGGACGCGATCCGAGTGGGATGGGCGGTGGGACCCGAGGAGATTGTCGGGCGAGCCTATCGCCTGAACAACCTGCTGGGAGTGAATCAGCCGTACCTGACGGAAGACCTGGCGTTTCGGATTTTAAGCAGCCGCGTGGCCGTGGAATCGCTGATTGGCCGGGCCGATCGAGCGAACGAGGGACGGGCGCTGCTGGATGAGTTCGTGGAGCAGACCCCGGAGGTTCGCTATGTGCCGTCGGATGGCGGGATTTCGGCGGTGGTGGAATTGCCGGAGGGAATCAGCGACCGAGAACTTGCCGAGCGTTTGCTGGCGGAGGAGCATACCGTGGTGTTTCCGGGAAGTTTCTTTGAGTATCCGGGAACGCTGCGCGTGAGTTTCGGCGGCGGTACGGAAGAAACGAGAGAAGGATTCCGGAGACTGAGCCAACGGATAAGGACGGGATCATGACAAAGCAAACCGGGTTGGCGATGCTGCTGCTGTTGGCGGCGACCACCATTTCATTGCAGGCGAGCGACACCGAGCGATGGTCGCGCGAGATTATCGTGAAGTGGCGGGAAGTTCCGGCGCGACTCGACGGTGATCGGTTTCCGGCCGAAGTTCGCGGGCAAGTCGTGGACGTGCGGGCGGCGCTGCCCGTTGGCGAGCGGACGACGGTGGGACTGGAACGGATCAGCGTGGTGGAGGTGAATAACGCGAGCACCGTACCCAAGTTCATCGCACTGCTTCAGCATGATCCACAAGTGGAATACGTCGAGCCGCGAGCACTACGCTACATTGACGGCTGGACAGAGGGGGGAAATCGGGGGCGCGAAGGAGCTTTGGACGGCGTTCCCAATGATCCGTTCTACGGTCAGCAATGGGGGCTGGTGGCGATGGAGGCGGAGGCGGCGTGGAACATCACGCGCGGCGATCCGTCGGTGGCAATTGCCGTATTGGATCTGGGAGTGGATTTCACGCATCCCGAGCTGGTTCATTGCCGCTGGGAGAATGCGGCCGAGCGATCGGGCGTGGCGGGAGTGGACGATGACGGCAACGGCTTCGTGGATGATGTGTACGGCTGGGATTTCGTGGAAGGCGACGGAGAACCATGGTCGCAGCTTCTCGATGGTGACGAAGCACATGGGACACACGTGGCGGGATTGGCAGCGGCGGCCCGCAACAACGGACAAGGGATTGCGGGACTCGCGCCCGACTGCAAGATTATGGGGGTTCGCGTGGGCCACCACGGGCAAATTCCCTATGGCTATGATGGTATCTACTACGCGTGTCGAAGTGGCGCAAAGGTCATCAATTGCTCGTGGGGCGGCGAGTTCGAGTCGGCATACGAGCGCGACGTGGTGCAGTACGCGGCTGAGATGGGCTGCGTGATCGTGGCATCGGCGGGCAACTCGGCCACCTCTCAGGAGCATTATCCGGCCGGAATCGAGGGCGTTCTTAGCGTGGCAGCGACGCGGATCGGGGATTTCGCCGCCGATTTCACGCAATATGGGTCGTGGGTGAAAGTGTCGGCCCCGGGAGTCGCGATGCTTTCAACCTTCAACACTCCGGGTGGCGGACACAGTTACGGCACATGGCAGGGAACGAGCATGTCGGCTCCCTTGGTGGCGGCGACGTGCGCGCTTGTCAAGAGCCGTTTTCCACAGATGACGGGCCGCCATCTCATGGCCCGCGTGATGGGAACGGCGGACCCGATTGACGGCAAGAATCCGACACTGGCGGGTCAGATCGGACTCGGACGCGTCAATGCATGGCGGGCGCTGGCGGATTCGGCGGCGGGAATCCGCGTGGTAGACGACAGCTTGACGGAGACTTCCGGAAACGGAGACGGACGGATCCGTGCGGGGGAAACCGCGACCCTCCGCCTGGCCATCCGCAACGACGGAACGGGCGTGGGAGGCATGGCCGCATTTTTGGCCACCTCGGCGACTGACGTGGGTCTGCGCAATCCGGTGCTGGTCTTCGAGGATGTGCCACCGGGCGGACCGGTGTGGAGCGAGTCGGTGGTTGCGATCGAACTGGCGGGAACCGCGAGGCGGGGATTCCTGCTTCCGCTCTCGATAGATTTCATCGGCGGTAACGGCCGACTGGCGGGGCGCGTGACCCGGACGATCTATCTGGATTCGACGTTCGTCTGCCTGGACAACGGGCGGCTGCGGCTCGGATTCGCGGAAGACGGCAGTCTGGGATACTACGATCGCGAGCAGGACCACTATATCGGCTGTGGTTTCCGGACGGCAGAGCTATCGAATGCTCTTTATCACGGATCGTTCGTGCTGGCCGCGGACGGACTCGTCTCGGATAATGCCTATGGGAATGCGGCTCTGAACCGCTACGATTGGCAATCGCTGGACGAGAGCGTGGCGCGTCTGGTTGTCAGTGAGCGAGCGGACGTGGAAGCGCGGGCGGAATTCGCGGACCGGCGGGCCGAGCCCCCGCTGTTCGCGCAAGTGGAGTCGGCTGGTCTGGGTTGGCAGGGAGCGGAACAGAACGGATTTCTGATCCTGGAATACGCGGTTGAGAATCGCTCGGTCAATCCGTGGAATGAGGCGTACGCCGGACTGTTTCTCGACTTGGACGTGGGGCCCTCCTCGATGAATCGCGTGTTCTACCATGAGGAGGCGGGAATCATCTACGTACAGGCGATCGGTTCCAGTCATCCTCTGGCGGGCGTCGCGTCCATCGGAGATTCGTGGGGCAGTCTGTTCGTGGTGAACAATCGCGATGAGCTGCATCCGCCGAGCGGGGAGGATCCGTTGACGGGTTGGACGGATGAACGGAAATGGCAGATCCTCGAACGGGGAATCGCCGCGATTCCGACCGAACCGGCGGACATCAGCCTTCTGGTGTCGTACGGTCCGCTGGTGATGGATTCGCATGAAATCCGGACGTTCGCTTATGCTCTCGTGAGCGGGAACGACGCGGATGAACTTGCCCGACAAGCGGAGTCCGCGCGGCAGAGATATCAAGGTCGAAAGAGTCCTCCCCCACCTCCGACTCCGGAACGACGAGCGATGAAAGCCGGATTGTATCCGAATCCGTTGGCGGCGGGTGAGCCGTTGCACTTGGTCCTGCCCTCGCGGGAAGAAGCGACGGTCCGACTCTACAACATCCTCGGTCAACGGGTTGCCGAATTTCAGAATGTGATGGCCGGTCCGGAAGGAGCGCTGCTTGACCCGATGGTGGGGAGGGCGGCCAGCGGGCTGCTGCTGTATCGAGTTGAAACCGCGACCGGCGGAGTGACCGGGAAACTGCTCATCTTGAAGTGATCGAGCCGCCGGGTGCGGCGAGTCATAGGCGGAGACGACAGGTCATGTTCCACTTGACGAAACGAACAAAGACAGTGACGGCGGTTGTGATGGTGTTGCTGATCGCGGCCGTCGGTCGGGCGCAGGAACCGACGCTGGAAGGTATCGGACTTTCCGGGCAGGGCGGCGCGCGCGACACCGTCGTGGTGGACGGCGACAGCGTGTTCGTCATCGTTTCCTTCGATCCGGAGCCGGATTGGCCGGTGGCGGGGGTCGGATTGCGAGCGGATTCCCTGAACCGCGCCTACCTGCATTTCTACACTTCGAGTCTTCCCGGACCGACGCTGACGCAAACGATAGCCATCAGCGTGGACACCTCCTCGGTGGAAATTGACACTCTCGTTCAGCCGCCACTCCTGCGGTTTCGTTCGCTGATGCCGGTCGTCGTCAATCCGCGCATTCGATCGCTGCAAATAGAATTGGCCTTGTTCGCCCGCCATGCGGGAGGAGACGTTGTTTTCAGCGCGCGGCATACGTCCTACGCACAGGTCGGGAGCGCTACTCCGCTTCGCAACGCTGTAGACGTGCTGCACGCCATGTATTTGACATTTGTGGACACCCGAACCTATGCGCCGGTATTGTTTTCTCCGGCACCGAATTCGACGATTCCGCTCGTATTCCAAGTACGATATAGCCAGCCGGAGGAAGCTGCCGGCGGAACGCTCATTCTGACGATACGCAATGAACTTACCGACAGCACGACGACCATCTATTTGCGGGACCGGAATCCGGGGCCGCTGAAGACGGTGGTTCTGAATGCGACTTCGCTCATCAATCTCGTGTATATGGACTCGCTGAGGGGTCCGACGGCGCTGGCTCATGAGTCTCCCTACGAATTCTCTCTCCAATATCAGGACGTCAACGGCAATCTACCGGCCTCGGTTTCGGTCAACCACGTGCTGGTGGATCGGTTCACGGATCCCCCCGTCATATTGTATCCGATCCGGAATACGATCATCCCACGGCAGCTTGAGGTTCGGTTCAATCAGCGTGAACATGCCGCGCGCGGTTCCTTGATGCTCAGTCTGACGAATCTGGATACGGCGGCCCACGAAGCCCGGCACGTGCTGTATCTGACCGACCTGACGGTCAATCCGGAGAAGCGGATTCCCCTCGATGCGCGAACACTGTTCAATCCGGAAATCATGGACTCGGCTCGCGGCACTGACAGCTTATCCCACAATTCACAGTATCGCCTCACGATCTCCTATCGGGATACGCTGGGGAACGTGGCGGCGGCCGACTCGGTGGAACCGTTGCCGACCGTTTTGCGCTCACCCGTTCCATCGTTCTACGAGCCTCGATTGGGAACCTCGCGCAGTGACTCGACGGTTCCGGTTCTCTATCAGCTGGCGCAACCGGCCGACACGGTGTGGTTGATCTTCGAGGCCGACCCAATGGACTCCGCATCGCTGCTGAGCGACACCCTCAGCCCCCATATTCTCCGGCTGGTCGGTTCATTGGCGCGGGAAGGACTTCACAACTTTTCGCTTGACGGTCGTGAGATCGGCAGCAACAGCCCCTACGTGGCCGAGAGCAACCGCGGGGCGGAGGATCATCTGGTCACGCCATGTATCTACAACGTGACTCTGATGGCGGGCGATACTCTGGGCAACGACAACGCGACGGCCACCAACAACGGCTACGTTTGGCCGAACGACCGAATGACGGTTCCGCCGGTTGTCATCGAACCGCGGACCGGAAAGCGGGTGGGTGAATCGTTTCGAGTGCTGTTTTCGCTTCCGGAGGAACCGTATCCGGGTAGTGTGTACCTGAGCTTCGTCGAATTCGGGATATCTTCGGATCCGGCTTCGCCTCATCGTGTGTATCTGGGCAATATCCCGCGCGGGAACACCGTTTTTTATCTGGATGCACGACAGTTCACGAACACGGACGTGGTGGACAGCGTTCAAGGCGCCGGCACGCCGGAACAGAACAACACTCTGGTGCACGGTGCCGTATACACGTTGCGGCTGCAGTACCGCGATCACTTGGGAAATCCCGCAGCGGTCTCCGCCGCTTCGGTGATTTCTTTCGACGTCCGCACGGACGCGCCGCAGCTTCTCGCGCCGCTGGCGGGGGACACTCTGCCACGGATCAACCTGCCGGTGCGATTCCGGCAGCCCGAACACGCGTATTTGGGTTCGCTGCGGCTGATCTTCACCCAGACGGGAGGCGTCGAGACCGATCTCGGTTCGCCGCACGTCCTGTACCTGTCGAATCGCCTGCCAAGCCTGGACACCGGCAAAGTCATCATCGTGCAGCCGTCGGCGCTGTACGCCAGCAGCGGCGTGGACTCGACCCAGGGTGGAGCGGAGCTTCTCATTCGCTCGATCTATCGCCTAACGGTGGAATACCGGGATACACTGGCCAACACGGCGGCCTCGGCGAGGGTGGACGGTCTCGTCTATAGCAGCGGTACGGC of the bacterium genome contains:
- the lptC gene encoding LPS export ABC transporter periplasmic protein LptC; the protein is MTRFALLSFVSGLLLAGCTQLTEPAKETTPGANLPQQELYEATITFYQNDRISGVLKAGRIRKFERTSLVLLDSGVVMDFFNEQGLHTSTLWADSGRTDEVRKDMVAMGNVIAQSDSGEMLETTELRWDNTSRQVRSNVRVKLSTPTDTLYGIGFVSDEHLRNWRIDRPYGLTFREQERRIARDSLAVAPQITDSLPGDSL
- a CDS encoding KpsF/GutQ family sugar-phosphate isomerase, which produces MAVARRLLRIEADAVGALTERLNDSFTRALDLLAAVRGRVIVTGMGKSGHVGRKISATLASTGTPSHFLHPTEAAHGDLGMVTRQDGVIILSKSGETQEILNLIPYLKLLNIPTIGLLGNCRSSIAEKCDVRLDVSVVEEGCPLDLAPTASTTAALAMGDALAVALLTEKRFRPEDFAFLHPGGVLGRRLTKRIQEVMHAGGEIPIVSPDTQLRDVVMEMTLKRLGATCVVDDAGKLLGIYTDGDLRRTFERGGDLHLLTAADIATQDPKSIEPTALVTRAINLMETHNILVMPVLDDEGKLVGIVHLHDLLKSGIGR
- a CDS encoding HAD hydrolase family protein — its product is MKTLNDLDPELRQRLAGIRLLLMDVDGVLTDGLIHLDDSGVETKLFSTRDGLALYWLRQYGLRTGIISGRQSRATLLRCQDLGIDEIHLGATHKIPVFEDIIRRTGIAAETIAYIGDDVIDLSLIQRAGVSAAPADAHPEVLARVDIVLDQPGGRGAVRHFLDLWLAATGHWETAIEDMLRGNY
- a CDS encoding T9SS type A sorting domain-containing protein yields the protein MLSARSILWVILSLAASAIAIQAGSREPVAVSVECAGVEPCFTLDEPTDTLRQDDNRPVYAFRFPDAYGDDLRNQRFRAPDRAHVRGVLFAFPTRGSAQWTTGSPDLVVKLWPMGEDSLPVAGGEWLSDTVAFEEWASHVYSLDSTWRGDSTQFVYVDLATHEIQLDSGQWFHAGYSAVLEAGDSLAILADDGIPETSYASEWYNGRFVLMRDGWRSVNFFMRVVVSLDSAGLNVLGPDGTVADLSLCTVYPNPFNSRTTISFDVIRPGIVRLSMFDLLGRERLLLLDEHKSAGRYRVNLDGNDLSSGVYFVQVWTLGRRQAIRLVLTK
- a CDS encoding aminotransferase class I/II-fold pyridoxal phosphate-dependent enzyme; translated protein: MDESTFPTESFIKWQPSPLMEWAKAIAGRGRYNLARSGVPSVTDVREIPGGPFEADLWGHNEGGHEGLKGCIAAMYGEAPANVLLAQGASECNFLIAGAVLAGGGSAIVETPVYEPLLRAIEVWADRVIRLPRRRENGFQPDPDELRRLAAKDVRLVVLTDLHNPTHVALEPARLQEIMTAARETGAMVMIDEVFLPMLRRDHRTHGHEFGAISVNGLDKSWGLDAIRVGWAVGPEEIVGRAYRLNNLLGVNQPYLTEDLAFRILSSRVAVESLIGRADRANEGRALLDEFVEQTPEVRYVPSDGGISAVVELPEGISDRELAERLLAEEHTVVFPGSFFEYPGTLRVSFGGGTEETREGFRRLSQRIRTGS
- a CDS encoding S8 family serine peptidase — encoded protein: MTKQTGLAMLLLLAATTISLQASDTERWSREIIVKWREVPARLDGDRFPAEVRGQVVDVRAALPVGERTTVGLERISVVEVNNASTVPKFIALLQHDPQVEYVEPRALRYIDGWTEGGNRGREGALDGVPNDPFYGQQWGLVAMEAEAAWNITRGDPSVAIAVLDLGVDFTHPELVHCRWENAAERSGVAGVDDDGNGFVDDVYGWDFVEGDGEPWSQLLDGDEAHGTHVAGLAAAARNNGQGIAGLAPDCKIMGVRVGHHGQIPYGYDGIYYACRSGAKVINCSWGGEFESAYERDVVQYAAEMGCVIVASAGNSATSQEHYPAGIEGVLSVAATRIGDFAADFTQYGSWVKVSAPGVAMLSTFNTPGGGHSYGTWQGTSMSAPLVAATCALVKSRFPQMTGRHLMARVMGTADPIDGKNPTLAGQIGLGRVNAWRALADSAAGIRVVDDSLTETSGNGDGRIRAGETATLRLAIRNDGTGVGGMAAFLATSATDVGLRNPVLVFEDVPPGGPVWSESVVAIELAGTARRGFLLPLSIDFIGGNGRLAGRVTRTIYLDSTFVCLDNGRLRLGFAEDGSLGYYDREQDHYIGCGFRTAELSNALYHGSFVLAADGLVSDNAYGNAALNRYDWQSLDESVARLVVSERADVEARAEFADRRAEPPLFAQVESAGLGWQGAEQNGFLILEYAVENRSVNPWNEAYAGLFLDLDVGPSSMNRVFYHEEAGIIYVQAIGSSHPLAGVASIGDSWGSLFVVNNRDELHPPSGEDPLTGWTDERKWQILERGIAAIPTEPADISLLVSYGPLVMDSHEIRTFAYALVSGNDADELARQAESARQRYQGRKSPPPPPTPERRAMKAGLYPNPLAAGEPLHLVLPSREEATVRLYNILGQRVAEFQNVMAGPEGALLDPMVGRAASGLLLYRVETATGGVTGKLLILK
- a CDS encoding T9SS type A sorting domain-containing protein, encoding MFHLTKRTKTVTAVVMVLLIAAVGRAQEPTLEGIGLSGQGGARDTVVVDGDSVFVIVSFDPEPDWPVAGVGLRADSLNRAYLHFYTSSLPGPTLTQTIAISVDTSSVEIDTLVQPPLLRFRSLMPVVVNPRIRSLQIELALFARHAGGDVVFSARHTSYAQVGSATPLRNAVDVLHAMYLTFVDTRTYAPVLFSPAPNSTIPLVFQVRYSQPEEAAGGTLILTIRNELTDSTTTIYLRDRNPGPLKTVVLNATSLINLVYMDSLRGPTALAHESPYEFSLQYQDVNGNLPASVSVNHVLVDRFTDPPVILYPIRNTIIPRQLEVRFNQREHAARGSLMLSLTNLDTAAHEARHVLYLTDLTVNPEKRIPLDARTLFNPEIMDSARGTDSLSHNSQYRLTISYRDTLGNVAAADSVEPLPTVLRSPVPSFYEPRLGTSRSDSTVPVLYQLAQPADTVWLIFEADPMDSASLLSDTLSPHILRLVGSLAREGLHNFSLDGREIGSNSPYVAESNRGAEDHLVTPCIYNVTLMAGDTLGNDNATATNNGYVWPNDRMTVPPVVIEPRTGKRVGESFRVLFSLPEEPYPGSVYLSFVEFGISSDPASPHRVYLGNIPRGNTVFYLDARQFTNTDVVDSVQGAGTPEQNNTLVHGAVYTLRLQYRDHLGNPAAVSAASVISFDVRTDAPQLLAPLAGDTLPRINLPVRFRQPEHAYLGSLRLIFTQTGGVETDLGSPHVLYLSNRLPSLDTGKVIIVQPSALYASSGVDSTQGGAELLIRSIYRLTVEYRDTLANTAASARVDGLVYSSGTAVSVRGGSVGTAAVAPGDLRVVSFWLGLRTDGGNSVLRALKFTTLGDASTTDLVLSETSLWQSVDTLFVEGEDVLLNHPDRWSGGILPFDSLSVPLNEEETILLVTLAFAGNADLSHSLGLQLAGPSAIDCGTDPVYSASWPLGREDYALNVELTSFATEQDTLFGALRVWWIVASESDNAGFVLYRRTEEEEGFRMIASYATAPELVGRGWNPTATRYQYVDRGLTPGTKYYYRLRAVSSSFHEQEFEAIAEGIPQVPPTNFILGDAYPNPFNQEVTFRYVVPYTAKVEITIYDILGRKMRSLVRALQPPAEYRARWDSRNDEGMLVPSGIYFYRMEAGGSFEETRKLVLIR